The following coding sequences are from one Eucalyptus grandis isolate ANBG69807.140 chromosome 11, ASM1654582v1, whole genome shotgun sequence window:
- the LOC104424815 gene encoding transcriptional repressor ILP1 isoform X2 translates to MSSSRAKNFRRRAGDDEDDDGESHGAAATATKIPSKSTAAVARVAPKPKKPQAPKLLSFADDEGNDETQPRSRSKPSSRPSKPLSSSSSHRISSLKDRQVPATPLPSNVLPQAGTYTREALRELQKNTRTLASSSSSRYAAASESKPDPKPEPVIVWKGLVKPNAVEQTLKQVDELSSDEEEGEKGKVLDEKREGLYRDDAERRLAAIGIAKGQDSSGSSFPDQAMINAIRAKRERLRQSGAAAPDYISLDGGSNHGAAEGLSDEEPEFQGRIAMFGEKIEGGKKGVFESFDDKAVDAPLRKGTELEDDEDEEEKIWEEEQFRKGLGKRLDDGTTRGVTSTSNISAVPVVPNVQQPQKYAYTASAAGYGPAPSIGVAAPPPPSIGGAMVAGQGLDDMSIPQQAELAMKALSDNARRLKESHSKTMSSLAKTDENLSSSLLNITTLEKSLSASGEKYIFMQKLHEYISVICKFLQDKAPYIEELEEQMQKLNEERAATILERRLADNDDEMVEIEVAVNAAMLVFKKGDSSVATIAAATSAGQAAVAAMREQNNVPVKLDEFGRDMNLQKRMDMTRRAEARQRRKARFDSKRSSSMELDAPHQKIEGESSTDESDSESRAYKSNRDLLLQTADQIFDDTAEEYAQLLEVKQRFEKWKRDYSSSYRDVYMSLSVPNIFSPYVRLELLKWDPLHEDSDFFEMRWHSLLFDYGLPQDGSDFAPDDADSNLVPGLVEKVALPILHHEIAHSWDLLSTRETKHAVAATTLVTNYVPASSEGLAELLVAVHTHLADAVAKLTVPTWSPLVMKAVPGAARLAAYRFGVSVRLLRNICLWKEILALPVLEKLALDELLGGKILPHVRSIRSDIHDAVTRTERIIASLSGLWAGQSVSGDRR, encoded by the exons ATGAGCTCCTCCCGAGCCAAAAACTTCCGCCGCCGTGCCGGCGACGATGAAGACGATGACGGCGAATCGCACGGAGCTGCTGCCACGGCCACGAAGATCCCATCAAAATCCACCGCCGCAGTCGCCAGAGTTGCTCCGAAACCTAAGAAACCCCAAGCCCCGAAGCTTCTCAGCTTCGCTGACGATGAAGGCAACGACGAAACCCAGCCTCGCTCTCGCTCCAAACCCTCTTCTCGCCCCAGCAAACCTTtgtcctcctcttcttctcacaGAATATCTTCCCTCAAGGACCGCCAAGTGCCCGCCACTCCTTTGCCTTCGAATGTCCTTCCTCAAGCTGGCACTTACACTAGAGAAGCCCTGCGGGAGCTTCAAAAGAACACGAGGACCCTCGCTTCATCAAGCAGCTCTCGCTATGCTGCGGCATCGGAGTCCAAGCCCGACCCTAAACCCGAACCCGTCATTGTTTGGAAGGGTCTCGTGAAACCCAATGCTGTTGAACAAACATTGAAGCAAGTGGATGAATTGAGCTCTGATGAGGAAGAGGGTGAAAAGGGAAAGGTGTTGGATGAGAAAAGGGAAGGTTTGTATAGAGATGATGCAGAGAGACGGTTGGCTGCGATTGGAATCGCGAAGGGGCAGGATTCGTCTGGGTCGTCGTTTCCCGATCAGGCGATGATAAATGCAATAAGGGCAAAGAGAGAACGACTGCGGCAATCAGGGGCAGCTGCACCGGACTATATTTCACTTGATGGAGGGAGTAATCACGGTGCGGCTGAGGGTTTGAGCGATGAGGAGCCGGAGTTTCAGGGGCGGATCGCCATGTTCGGAGAGAAGATTGAGGGTGGAAAGAAGGGTGTTTTTGAGAGTTTCGATGATAAGGCGGTGGATGCGCCGTTGAGAAAAGGGACTGAgcttgaggatgatgaagacgAGGAGGAAAAAATATGGGAAGAGGAGCAGTTTAGGAAGGGATTAGGGAAGAGATTGGATGATGGAACTACCAGGGGAGTAACCAGCACTAGTAACATTAGTGCTGTTCCTGTAGTGCCTAATGTGCAGCAGCCACAGAAGTATGCATATACAGCCTCTGCAGCTGGTTATGGTCCTGCACCAAGCATTGGGGtagctgctcctcctcctccaagcaTAGGAGGGGCAATGGTTGCTGGGCAGGGGTTGGATGATATGTCGATTCCACAGCAGGCTGAACTTGCTATGAAGGCTTTGTCCGATAATGCAAGGAGGCTGA AGGAATCACATAGCAAAACCATGTCATCTTTGGCAAAGACTGATGAGAATTTGTCTTCCTCATTGTTGAATATTACTACACTTGAGAAGTCCCTATCTGCTTCTGGTGAGAAGTACATCTTTATGCAAAAGCTTCATGAATATATTTCTGTTATATGTAAGTTCTTGCAG GATAAAGCTCCTTATATTGAGGAACTTGAGGAACAGATGCAGAAATTAAATGAAGAACGTGCTGCGACTATATTGGAAAGAAGATTGgctgataatgatgatgaaatGGTGGAAATAGAAGTAGCTGTTAATGCAGCCATGCTGGTATTCAAAAAAGGTGATAGCAGTGTGGCAACAATAGCTGCTGCAACAAGCGCAGGCCAGGCTGCGGTCGCTGCAATGAGAGAACAAAATAATGTGCCAGTAAAGTTGGATGAGTTTGGTAGAGATATGAACTTGCAGAAACGAATGGATATGACACGGAGGGCTGAGGCCCGTCAACGGAGGAAAGCTCGATTTGATTCCAAGAGATCATCATCAATGGAGTTGGACGCTCCTCATCAGAAAATAGAGGGAGAATCTAGCACTGATGAGAGTGATAGTGAGAGTAGAGCATACAAgtcaaatagagatttattgCTTCAAACCGCTGATCAAATATTTGATGACACTGCCGAGGAATATGCCCAGCTCTTGGAGGTTAAACAGCggtttgaaaaatggaaaagagactATTCTTCGAGCTACCGTGATGTCTACATGTCACTTAGTGTTCCCAATATCTTCTCTCCATATGTTCGGCTGGAACTTTTGAAGTGGGACCCATTACACGAGGATTCTGATTTCTTTGAGATGAGATG GCATTCATTGCTGTTTGATTATGGTCTGCCACAAGATGGAAGCGATTTTGCCCCTGATGATGCTGATTCTAATCTTGTTCCGGGATTGGTAGAGAAGGTTGCACTTCCCATTTTGCATCATGAAATAGCCCATTCCTGGGACCTGCTTAGTACGAGAGAGACGAAGCATGCTGTGGCTGCCACAACTTTGGTCACAAATTATGTTCCAGCTTCCAGTGAGGGTCTGGCTGAATTGTTAGTTGCAGTCCATACTCACTTGGCAGATGCTGTTGCAAAACTTACC GTGCCAACTTGGAGCCCTCTAGTAATGAAGGCAGTGCCAGGTGCTGCACGGCTGGCAGCATACCGCTTTGGCGTGTCTGTCCGTCTGTTAAGGAACATATGTCTGTGGAAAGAAATCCTGGCATTACCAGTTTTGGAGAAGCTTGCTCTTGATGAGCTTTTAGGCGGGAAAATCTTGCCTCATGTTCGGAGCATCAGATCAGATATTCATGACGCGGTGACAAGAACCGAACGGATCATTGCATCTTTATCTGGTCTTTGGGCTGGTCAGAGTGTGTCTGGTGATCGCAGGTGA
- the LOC104424815 gene encoding transcriptional repressor ILP1 isoform X1, which produces MSSSRAKNFRRRAGDDEDDDGESHGAAATATKIPSKSTAAVARVAPKPKKPQAPKLLSFADDEGNDETQPRSRSKPSSRPSKPLSSSSSHRISSLKDRQVPATPLPSNVLPQAGTYTREALRELQKNTRTLASSSSSRYAAASESKPDPKPEPVIVWKGLVKPNAVEQTLKQVDELSSDEEEGEKGKVLDEKREGLYRDDAERRLAAIGIAKGQDSSGSSFPDQAMINAIRAKRERLRQSGAAAPDYISLDGGSNHGAAEGLSDEEPEFQGRIAMFGEKIEGGKKGVFESFDDKAVDAPLRKGTELEDDEDEEEKIWEEEQFRKGLGKRLDDGTTRGVTSTSNISAVPVVPNVQQPQKYAYTASAAGYGPAPSIGVAAPPPPSIGGAMVAGQGLDDMSIPQQAELAMKALSDNARRLKESHSKTMSSLAKTDENLSSSLLNITTLEKSLSASGEKYIFMQKLHEYISVICKFLQDKAPYIEELEEQMQKLNEERAATILERRLADNDDEMVEIEVAVNAAMLVFKKGDSSVATIAAATSAGQAAVAAMREQNNVPVKLDEFGRDMNLQKRMDMTRRAEARQRRKARFDSKRSSSMELDAPHQKIEGESSTDESDSESRAYKSNRDLLLQTADQIFDDTAEEYAQLLEVKQRFEKWKRDYSSSYRDVYMSLSVPNIFSPYVRLELLKWDPLHEDSDFFEMRWHSLLFDYGLPQDGSDFAPDDADSNLVPGLVEKVALPILHHEIAHSWDLLSTRETKHAVAATTLVTNYVPASSEGLAELLVAVHTHLADAVAKLTVPTWSPLVMKAVPGAARLAAYRFGVSVRLLRNICLWKEILALPVLEKLALDELLGGKILPHVRSIRSDIHDAVTRTERIIASLSGLWAGQSVSGDRSHELQPLVNYVLSLGKNLHKKHMFGVTEGETSGLARRIKRMLVELNEYDNAREIVRTFHLKEAL; this is translated from the exons ATGAGCTCCTCCCGAGCCAAAAACTTCCGCCGCCGTGCCGGCGACGATGAAGACGATGACGGCGAATCGCACGGAGCTGCTGCCACGGCCACGAAGATCCCATCAAAATCCACCGCCGCAGTCGCCAGAGTTGCTCCGAAACCTAAGAAACCCCAAGCCCCGAAGCTTCTCAGCTTCGCTGACGATGAAGGCAACGACGAAACCCAGCCTCGCTCTCGCTCCAAACCCTCTTCTCGCCCCAGCAAACCTTtgtcctcctcttcttctcacaGAATATCTTCCCTCAAGGACCGCCAAGTGCCCGCCACTCCTTTGCCTTCGAATGTCCTTCCTCAAGCTGGCACTTACACTAGAGAAGCCCTGCGGGAGCTTCAAAAGAACACGAGGACCCTCGCTTCATCAAGCAGCTCTCGCTATGCTGCGGCATCGGAGTCCAAGCCCGACCCTAAACCCGAACCCGTCATTGTTTGGAAGGGTCTCGTGAAACCCAATGCTGTTGAACAAACATTGAAGCAAGTGGATGAATTGAGCTCTGATGAGGAAGAGGGTGAAAAGGGAAAGGTGTTGGATGAGAAAAGGGAAGGTTTGTATAGAGATGATGCAGAGAGACGGTTGGCTGCGATTGGAATCGCGAAGGGGCAGGATTCGTCTGGGTCGTCGTTTCCCGATCAGGCGATGATAAATGCAATAAGGGCAAAGAGAGAACGACTGCGGCAATCAGGGGCAGCTGCACCGGACTATATTTCACTTGATGGAGGGAGTAATCACGGTGCGGCTGAGGGTTTGAGCGATGAGGAGCCGGAGTTTCAGGGGCGGATCGCCATGTTCGGAGAGAAGATTGAGGGTGGAAAGAAGGGTGTTTTTGAGAGTTTCGATGATAAGGCGGTGGATGCGCCGTTGAGAAAAGGGACTGAgcttgaggatgatgaagacgAGGAGGAAAAAATATGGGAAGAGGAGCAGTTTAGGAAGGGATTAGGGAAGAGATTGGATGATGGAACTACCAGGGGAGTAACCAGCACTAGTAACATTAGTGCTGTTCCTGTAGTGCCTAATGTGCAGCAGCCACAGAAGTATGCATATACAGCCTCTGCAGCTGGTTATGGTCCTGCACCAAGCATTGGGGtagctgctcctcctcctccaagcaTAGGAGGGGCAATGGTTGCTGGGCAGGGGTTGGATGATATGTCGATTCCACAGCAGGCTGAACTTGCTATGAAGGCTTTGTCCGATAATGCAAGGAGGCTGA AGGAATCACATAGCAAAACCATGTCATCTTTGGCAAAGACTGATGAGAATTTGTCTTCCTCATTGTTGAATATTACTACACTTGAGAAGTCCCTATCTGCTTCTGGTGAGAAGTACATCTTTATGCAAAAGCTTCATGAATATATTTCTGTTATATGTAAGTTCTTGCAG GATAAAGCTCCTTATATTGAGGAACTTGAGGAACAGATGCAGAAATTAAATGAAGAACGTGCTGCGACTATATTGGAAAGAAGATTGgctgataatgatgatgaaatGGTGGAAATAGAAGTAGCTGTTAATGCAGCCATGCTGGTATTCAAAAAAGGTGATAGCAGTGTGGCAACAATAGCTGCTGCAACAAGCGCAGGCCAGGCTGCGGTCGCTGCAATGAGAGAACAAAATAATGTGCCAGTAAAGTTGGATGAGTTTGGTAGAGATATGAACTTGCAGAAACGAATGGATATGACACGGAGGGCTGAGGCCCGTCAACGGAGGAAAGCTCGATTTGATTCCAAGAGATCATCATCAATGGAGTTGGACGCTCCTCATCAGAAAATAGAGGGAGAATCTAGCACTGATGAGAGTGATAGTGAGAGTAGAGCATACAAgtcaaatagagatttattgCTTCAAACCGCTGATCAAATATTTGATGACACTGCCGAGGAATATGCCCAGCTCTTGGAGGTTAAACAGCggtttgaaaaatggaaaagagactATTCTTCGAGCTACCGTGATGTCTACATGTCACTTAGTGTTCCCAATATCTTCTCTCCATATGTTCGGCTGGAACTTTTGAAGTGGGACCCATTACACGAGGATTCTGATTTCTTTGAGATGAGATG GCATTCATTGCTGTTTGATTATGGTCTGCCACAAGATGGAAGCGATTTTGCCCCTGATGATGCTGATTCTAATCTTGTTCCGGGATTGGTAGAGAAGGTTGCACTTCCCATTTTGCATCATGAAATAGCCCATTCCTGGGACCTGCTTAGTACGAGAGAGACGAAGCATGCTGTGGCTGCCACAACTTTGGTCACAAATTATGTTCCAGCTTCCAGTGAGGGTCTGGCTGAATTGTTAGTTGCAGTCCATACTCACTTGGCAGATGCTGTTGCAAAACTTACC GTGCCAACTTGGAGCCCTCTAGTAATGAAGGCAGTGCCAGGTGCTGCACGGCTGGCAGCATACCGCTTTGGCGTGTCTGTCCGTCTGTTAAGGAACATATGTCTGTGGAAAGAAATCCTGGCATTACCAGTTTTGGAGAAGCTTGCTCTTGATGAGCTTTTAGGCGGGAAAATCTTGCCTCATGTTCGGAGCATCAGATCAGATATTCATGACGCGGTGACAAGAACCGAACGGATCATTGCATCTTTATCTGGTCTTTGGGCTGGTCAGAGTGTGTCTGGTGATCGCAG TCACGAGCTCCAGCCCCTGGTTAATTATGTGCTTTCACTGGGAAAGAATCTGCACAAAAAGCACATGTTTGGTGTGACTGAGGGGGAGACCAGTGGGCTTGCCCGAAGGATAAAGAGGATGCTGGTTGAGCTGAATGAGTACGATAATGCTCGGGAAATAGTCAGAACCTTCCATCTCAAAGAGGCATTGTGA
- the LOC104427197 gene encoding cysteine-rich receptor-like protein kinase 19 — translation MDSLQLTFLLCLTQVFSFTKCQLQNITSCNSAINFTSGSIFPVNLNLTLASLVANASISGFATSSFGQDPNNAYGLTRCRAYVSKEECQTCVETAVGKMRQLCPSQKEAFILLENCSLKYSNQNFFSTADSSSKIGYCNVVKASQPALFQSVLLSLILNLSSSVILSPSRLVNSSAYMDSKTIYAMVQCTPTLEVKGCSNCLRDIITYMLTGCNLNEGSRILSLSCDLRYEIYLRETILVSCKSDGGHNHDESIRSKESLLISLRKLKEATRNFSEEYKLGKGGFGSVYKGTLSNGREIAVKRLSSSSAQGLQELKTEVLLVAKLLHRNLVRLLGFCLEEDEKLLVYEFLPNGSLDKILFDQIKRFSLEWERRYRIIVGIVRGLLYLHQDSQLRIIHRDLKASNILLDEEMNPKIADFGLAKLFSGSQTQGNTLRVAGTYGYMAPEYIQHGHFSTKSDVYSFSILVLEIVTGQKNWSSNNLANLQSHAWQHWANGTALELLDPTIGDQFPRYEVLKCIQIGLMCVQDGPADRPSMSEVIMMLSSYTISSPAPARPAFYVPMEKEEPGSAKGYSNGSSSDQLKTSSLQGSVNEVTISELCPR, via the exons ATGGATTCTCTTCAGTTAACCTTTCTTTTATGTCTTACTCAAGTGTTCTCTTTTACAAAATGCCAGCTTCAAAATATAACCTCTTGCAATTCTGCAATCAACTTCACTTCTGGCAGCATCTTTCCAGTCAATTTGAATCTTACTCTGGCTTCTCTAGTTGCCAATGCTTCAATAAGCGGCTTCGCCACCAGCAGTTTCGGTCAGGATCCTAACAATGCATATGGCCTAACACGGTGCAGAGCTTATGTAAGTAAGGAAGAGTGCCAAACCTGTGTTGAAACCGCAGTCGGGAAGATGCGCCAACTTTGTCCCAGCCAGAAAGAAGCTTTCATCTTGCTTGAAAATTGTTCGCTTAAATATTCAAATCAGAACTTCTTCTCAACTGCTGACAGTTCTTCCAAAATTGGATATTGTAATGTTGTGAAGGCGAGCCAACCTGCTCTTTTTCAGAGTGTTTTGCTCAGCTTAATATTAAACCTTTCATCCTCGGTCATATTGAGTCCTTCCAGATTGGTAAACAGCTCTGCTTATATGGATTCCAAAACGATATATGCTATGGTGCAGTGCACACCTACTTTGGAAGTTAAAGGCTGCTCGAACTGCTTGCGAGATATCATCACATACATGTTAACAGGGTGCAACTTAAACGAAGGTTCTAGGATATTATCTCTGAGTTGTGATCTCCGGTATGAGAT TTATCTAAGAGAAACCATTCTGGTTTCTTGCAAATCAGATGGTGGTCACAATCATGATGAGAGCATTAGAAGCAAGGAATCGCTGCTGATCAGTTTAAGGAAACTGAAGGAAGCAACAAGAAACTTCTCCGAGGAATACAAGCTCGGCAAGGGTGGTTTTGGTTCTGTTTACAAG GGGACATTGTCTAATGGACGAGAAATAGCAGTGAAAAGGCTATCAAGTAGCTCAGCACAAGGGCTACAAGAGCTAAAAACAGAAGTCTTGCTGGTTGCCAAGCTGCTGCATCGGAACCTGGTGAGGCTGTTAGGCTTCTGCTTGGAAGAAGACGAAAAACTTCTTGTCTATGAATTCTTGCCCAATGGGAGCTTGGACAAAATTCTATTTG ATCAGATCAAAAGGTTTAGCTTGGAATGGGAGAGACGTTACAGAATCATAGTTGGAATTGTGCGCGGCCTACTTTATCTGCATCAGGATTCTCAGCTGAGGATCATTCATCGTGACTTGAAAGCCAGCAACATACTCTTAGATGAGGAAATGAATCCCAAAATCGCTGATTTTGGTTTGGCCAAGTTATTCTCTGGAAGTCAGACCCAAGGCAACACACTGCGCGTTGCAGGAACATA TGGATACATGGCTCCAGAATACATTCAGCATGGACACTTCTCCACTAAATCCGATGTCTATAGCTTCAGTATCCTGGTACTGGAGATTGTGACAGGTCAAAAGAACTGGAGTTCCAACAATCTAGCTAATCTTCAAAGCCAT GCATGGCAACATTGGGCCAATGGGACGGCTTTGGAGCTCCTAGATCCAACCATAGGTGATCAGTTCCCAAGGTACGAAGTCCTGAAGTGCATCCAGATTGGCTTGATGTGCGTTCAAGATGGTCCTGCTGATAGACCTTCGATGTCCGAGGTGATCATGATGCTCAGCAGTTACACAATCTCTTCTCCAGCGCCTGCAAGACCAGCCTTTTATGTCCCCATGGAGAAAGAGGAACCAGGCTCAGCCAAGGGATATTCCAATGGATCTTCAAGTGATCAGCTCAAAACTTCATCTCTGCAAGGATCTGTAAATGAGGTTACAATTAGTGAATTGTGTCCACGCTAG
- the LOC104424816 gene encoding uclacyanin 1-like, translating to MPRTFLMSLLFATLLLDLAVATNYVVGGLNGGWDTNTDQATWASSQTFLVGDNLIFQYSPGHDVSEVTKADYDSCQATSAIQTYTSGSTVIPLTSPGKRYFICSSPGHCAAGMKLQINTLTASSAPSQSPATLPPLGPVSTPSPATGADPVLPSAPEASSPVDPLSLAPEASSPVDPLPSAPEASSPLMTPTSKSTPAVSPGVLITPPSLASAESTTSSAKKGGFPTTLAVVLSFLSVLLIAQKAS from the exons ATGCCAAGAACCTTTCTGATGTCCCTCCTGTTTGCAACCCTGCTTCTTGATTTAGCCGTGGCAACCAATTACGTGGTTGGAGGTCTAAACGGTGGTTGGGACACGAACACTGATCAGGCTACTTGGGCATCATCTCAGACGTTCTTAGTAGGAGACAACCTGA TTTTTCAATACTCACCCGGCCATGACGTATCCGAAGTTACCAAGGCAGACTATGACTCCTGCCAAGCGACTAGTGCTATCCAAACTTACACGAGTGGATCCACAGTCATCCCTCTTACATCTCCTGGGAAAAGATACTTCATTTGCAGTTCACCTGGACATTGTGCTGCTGGAATGAAGCTCCAAATTAACACGCTGACGGCTTCCTCGGCTCCATCTCAATCTCCTGCCACTTTGCCTCCTCTAGGACCTGTCTCAACCCCATCACCTGCTACAGGGGCCGATCCAGTTTTGCCTTCAGCTCCAGAAGCATCTTCACCGGTCGATCCTTTGTCTTTGGCTCCAGAGGCATCTTCGCCGGTCGATCCTTTGCCTTCGGCTCCAGAAGCATCTTCGCCGTTGATGACCCCTACATCAAAATCAACTCCTGCAGTGTCACCCGGGGTTTTGATCACTCCCCCGAGCCTGGCTTCAGCAGAATCGACAACCTCGTCGGCTAAAAAGGGCGGTTTTCCCACCACTCTAGCTGTGGTATTGAGCTTTCTCAGCGTGTTACTTATTGCCCAGAAGGCATCTTAA
- the LOC104424817 gene encoding transcription factor ILR3 produces the protein MEIDPGDNSNWLVDYGLADVSAGDVLPSAGGFAWSSPSFDVSSSNASIEVNCASTRDSENLKGKSCHKRLKSESCLSSGSKACREKLRRDRLNERFLELGSVLEPGRPPKTDKSAILSDAVGMVTQLRTEAQKLKESNEELQEKIKELKAEKNELRDEKQRLKADKEKLEQQLKVSSFHPVFPPHPSVVSTPFAAQERAGGNKLMPYIGFPGVAMWQFMPPSTVDTSQDHVLRPPVA, from the exons ATGGAGATCGACCCTGGTGATAACTCCAACTGGCTCGTCGACTACGGGCTCGCGGACGTCTCGGCCGGGGACGTCCTCCCCTCTGCTGGTGGGTTCGCCTGGTCCTCCCCGTCCTTCGACGTCTCCTCCTCCAATGCCAg CATTGAGGTTAACTGTGCATCTACTAGGGATTCAGAGAACCTCAAGGGCAAGAGCTGTCACAAAAG ACTGAAATCTGAATCATGCCTTTCATCTGGTTCCAAAGCATGCCGGGAGAAACTTCGAAGGGATAGGCTAAATGAAAG GTTCCTAGAATTGGGTTCTGTCCTGGAGCCTGGAAGGCCACCCAAGACGGACAAGTCTGCCATTTTAAGTGATGCTGTTGGCATGGTTACCCAGCTGCGTACTGAAGCGCAGAAACTCAAGGAGTCGAATGAGGAATtgcaagagaaaataaaagaattgaag GCTGAGAAGAATGAACTTCGCGATGAGAAACAGAGGCTAAAGGCtgataaagaaaaattggaGCAACAGCTGAAAGTCTCGAGCTTTCATCCAGTTTTTCCGCCTCATCCGTCTGTAGTGTCAACACCTTTTGCTGCTCAAGAGCGGGCAGGTGGCAACAAGTTGATGCCTTATATTGGTTTCCCTGGTGTGGCAATGTGGCAATTTATGCCACCTTCTACAGTTGACACGTCGCAGGATCACGTACTCCGTCCTCCTGTTGCTTAA
- the LOC104427198 gene encoding agamous-like MADS-box protein AGL66, whose product MGRKKLVVKRIDNPTGRLGTYRKRKDGIVKKAAELSGLCGTDVGLIMFSPNGGLTSFASSGSIEDVFLRYLNLPDASRGELVENQEVLRQGLEHVKCEAKMLEVLTKKQALEEELTVLNQQQTEVQEKIRCYNPEPEETRSVREAEVHIRFLSDAIRRIEYLKQAKSSGKPASASRICQF is encoded by the exons ATGGGCCGTAAGAAGTTGGTGGTCAAGAGGATCGATAACCCCACCGGTCGGCTAGGGACCTATAGGAAGCGCAAGGACGGGATTGTCAAGAAGGCTGCAGAGTTATCGGGGTTGTGTGGCACGGATGTTGGTCTGATAATGTTTTCTCCGAATGGTGGATTGACTAGCTTTGCCAGCAGCGGCAG TATTGAGGATGTCTTTCTACGATATCTCAACTTGCCCGATGCATCGCGAGGAGA GTTGGTCGAAAACCAAGAG GTTTTGCGTCAAGGCCTCGAACATGTGAAGTGTGAAGCAAAAATGCTCGAAGTCCTGACAAA AAAGCAG GCTCTTGAGGAAGAACTCACAGTGCTTAATCAGCAACAAACTGAAGTGCAAGAAAAGATCAG ATGTTACAATCCGGAGCCGGAAGAAACTAGATCGGTTCGAGAAGCTGAAGTGCACATAAGATTTCTTAGTGATGCTATCAGGCGTATAGAATATCTGAAA CAAGCGAAATCGTCAGGGAAACCAGCTTCTGCCTCAAGAATCTGCCAGTTTTGA
- the LOC104424818 gene encoding uncharacterized protein LOC104424818, translating to MKFFSDLRSCYRPGAGAGDDPASTLQEEDARAPLSRRRRFGRAEAQVARREVQGRSERALASGAVGHLGGQRRRRRGPGGGSDEEQRARGERRQEAAALEGRIGGEESSEFRRQRRLPAEPVIDVRASVLANAFYDLRRRRCLHHIYLLSFPFSLWGNCSPRICKLEW from the exons ATGAAGTTCTTCTCCGACCTACGCTCGTGTTACCGCCcgggcgccggcgccggcgacgACCCGGCCTCGACGCTGCAGGAGGAGGACGCGCGCGCCCCTCTCTCGCGGCGGCGTCGGTTCGGCCGCGCGGAGGCGCAGGTCGCCCGGCGGGAGGTCCAGGGCCGAAGCGAGCGGGCACTGGCGTCCGGCGCTGTCGGTCATCTCGGAGGACAACGACGCCGCCGCCGTGGTCCGGGCGGCGGGAGCGACGAAGAGCAGAGAGCGCGGGGCGAACGCCGTCAAGAGGCCGCCGCCCTCGAAGGGCGGATCGGCGGCGAAGAGAGCTCAGAGTTTCGGCGACAGAGAAGACTACCG GCCGAGCCCGTTATCGATGTTCGTGCCAGCGTTCTCGCCAACGCCTTTTATGATCTGAGACGAAGGCGGTGTTTGCACCACATATATCTCCTCagtttccctttttctttatgGGGTAATTGTTCGCCCAGAATTTGTAAATTGGAGTGGTGA